One stretch of Pirellulaceae bacterium DNA includes these proteins:
- the tdh gene encoding L-threonine 3-dehydrogenase, which yields MKALVKRHAAEGLWLEDVPEPEMGVNDVLIKVGRTGICGTDLHIYEWDTWAQATVPVPMVVGHEFVGEVVDVGTNVNDFFPGDIVSGEGHVVCGRCRNCLAGRRHLCADTQGIGVNRSGAFAELLSLPMTNVWHQDPSIDLDVASIFDPFGNAVHTALSFDVLGEDVLITGAGPIGLMAAAVVRHAGARFVVVTDVNPFRLELAKQMGVTRAIDARQTTMASVQAELGMQEGFDVGLEMSGNADAFRDMLSNTCHGGKIAMLGIPAEQMAIDWHQVVFNMLTIKGIYGREMYETWYKMTVMLQSGLDISPVITHRLHYTEFEQGFAAMQSRQSGKVILHWQDLG from the coding sequence ATGAAAGCACTCGTCAAACGACACGCAGCCGAAGGACTTTGGCTGGAGGATGTACCCGAACCTGAGATGGGCGTCAACGATGTCTTGATCAAAGTAGGTCGAACAGGAATCTGCGGAACCGATTTGCACATTTATGAGTGGGACACTTGGGCGCAAGCAACGGTACCTGTCCCCATGGTAGTCGGACACGAATTCGTTGGTGAAGTCGTCGATGTTGGGACAAACGTCAACGACTTTTTCCCGGGAGACATTGTCTCCGGCGAAGGCCATGTAGTCTGCGGGCGCTGTCGCAATTGCCTCGCTGGACGTCGCCACCTCTGTGCAGACACGCAAGGAATTGGCGTCAATCGATCGGGGGCCTTTGCCGAATTACTTTCATTGCCGATGACGAACGTTTGGCATCAGGATCCTTCGATCGACCTGGATGTGGCATCGATTTTCGATCCCTTCGGAAATGCTGTTCATACGGCACTTTCTTTTGATGTTTTGGGGGAAGACGTACTGATTACCGGTGCAGGCCCAATCGGGCTGATGGCAGCTGCGGTGGTACGCCATGCGGGCGCTCGATTTGTGGTGGTCACCGATGTCAATCCATTCCGACTAGAGCTCGCCAAACAAATGGGAGTGACACGTGCGATCGATGCGAGGCAAACCACGATGGCCAGCGTGCAAGCCGAACTGGGAATGCAGGAAGGCTTTGATGTGGGCCTGGAAATGTCTGGCAACGCGGATGCGTTTCGTGACATGTTATCAAACACCTGTCACGGCGGAAAAATTGCGATGCTGGGTATTCCAGCCGAGCAAATGGCAATCGATTGGCATCAAGTTGTTTTCAACATGCTGACAATCAAAGGCATTTATGGTCGTGAAATGTACGAAACCTGGTACAAAATGACCGTTATGCTTCAAAGTGGCTTGGACATATCACCGGTGATCACCCATCGTTTGCATTACACCGAATTCGAACAGGGCTTTGCCGCCATGCAAAGTCGGCAGTCGGGAAAGGTAATCCTTCACTGGCAAGACCTGGGCTAA
- the kbl gene encoding glycine C-acetyltransferase — MTSSIQDEIQDQLHSIREAGLYKHERVILSSQANQIQVGDGAFVINLCANNYLGLSDHPEIVQAAHEGLDRWGFGMSSVRFICGTQEIHKTLEQGLSDFLGTDDTILYPSCFDANGGLFETLLGPEDAVISDQLNHASIIDGVRLCKAKRYRYANRDMDNLKQQLQQADAEGARYKLITTDGVFSMDGYIARLDSICELADEFNAIVHFDDCHATGFLGASGRGTHEYCKVMDRIDLTTGTLGKAMGGASGGYTSGRSQFVELLRQRSRPYLFSNSVAPPIVTAALKALELVTRSNDLRQRLANNTQTFRQGMVELGFELLPGEHPIVPIMLYDAHTAAEMADRLLKRGVYVTSFSFPVVPKGKARIRTQLSAAHTSEDIQAALTAFGAVKQELNL; from the coding sequence ATGACTTCTTCGATCCAAGATGAAATTCAAGATCAACTGCATTCCATACGGGAAGCAGGACTATACAAACATGAACGCGTCATTCTCTCGTCGCAAGCCAACCAAATCCAGGTTGGTGATGGCGCCTTCGTCATCAATTTGTGCGCGAACAATTACCTAGGTCTGTCCGATCATCCCGAAATCGTGCAAGCCGCGCACGAAGGGCTGGATCGTTGGGGATTCGGCATGTCCTCGGTACGTTTCATCTGTGGCACCCAAGAGATTCACAAAACGTTGGAACAAGGCCTGTCGGACTTTCTTGGCACCGACGACACGATCTTGTATCCGTCCTGCTTCGATGCCAACGGCGGATTATTCGAAACATTGCTGGGGCCAGAGGACGCCGTCATCTCCGATCAATTGAATCATGCCAGCATCATCGACGGCGTGCGACTCTGCAAGGCCAAGCGTTACCGCTACGCGAACCGAGACATGGATAACCTCAAGCAACAGCTCCAGCAAGCCGACGCTGAGGGTGCCCGATACAAGCTGATCACGACGGATGGCGTTTTCTCGATGGACGGTTACATTGCTCGCCTCGACAGCATCTGCGAACTAGCAGACGAATTCAATGCGATTGTTCACTTTGACGATTGCCATGCAACGGGTTTTTTGGGAGCAAGCGGCCGCGGCACTCACGAGTATTGTAAGGTGATGGATCGTATCGACCTGACGACCGGCACCTTGGGCAAAGCGATGGGTGGAGCCAGCGGTGGCTATACCAGCGGTCGCAGTCAATTCGTGGAGTTGCTACGTCAGCGATCTCGTCCCTACCTCTTTTCGAATTCTGTTGCTCCTCCAATCGTAACGGCCGCGCTCAAAGCCTTAGAATTGGTAACCCGATCCAACGATTTACGCCAACGACTAGCCAACAATACGCAAACATTCCGGCAAGGCATGGTTGAACTCGGCTTCGAACTATTACCTGGCGAGCATCCAATTGTCCCGATCATGCTGTACGATGCTCATACCGCGGCAGAAATGGCAGATCGTTTACTCAAACGCGGTGTCTATGTGACTAGCTTTTCGTTTCCGGTGGTGCCCAAAGGCAAGGCTCGCATTCGCACTCAATTGTCAGCCGCACACACGTCAGAGGACATCCAGGCAGCGTTGACTGCCTTCGGAGCGGTAAAACAAGAACTGAATCTATGA
- a CDS encoding GNAT family N-acetyltransferase, whose amino-acid sequence MIEFHPPSGDELSVLGRIAAETFGFPEAAFEKVVERVGRNNLRVASNKASVVGGLAIYRLAQWFGGKAIPMAGIALVCVPPEKRATGISRLMMSSLLNELYQDGTPLATLFASTQHAYRNVGFEQAGTWNQYEMDMSQIGHRNFPLPLNQVELDLVNFDNLAHQRAALTNGNVTRTPGLWDRLITPINSAYPMRGYLIGESQTPSGYIIFEQHMGNRFDDRYLFIRDMTALTGDSYQSLAAFLYGHRPIFPKIRFYGASLDPLIATTQEARTKPIFSERWMMRIIHVTRALTLRGYNPHVKASLDFSLSDPLIAENNGRFRLQVEDGSGQITRGGNGEVEMDIRGLASLYSSLFDATTLQQMGKLTGPAAAIHRANTMFAGPQPWMPDKF is encoded by the coding sequence ATGATCGAATTTCACCCACCCAGTGGTGACGAACTATCTGTCCTGGGTCGAATTGCTGCAGAAACATTCGGCTTCCCCGAGGCGGCATTCGAAAAAGTCGTCGAACGTGTAGGCAGGAACAACCTGCGCGTGGCCAGTAACAAAGCATCGGTCGTGGGCGGACTTGCGATTTATCGGCTTGCCCAGTGGTTCGGTGGCAAAGCCATTCCCATGGCGGGAATTGCATTGGTGTGTGTCCCTCCCGAAAAACGGGCGACAGGGATCTCACGGTTGATGATGTCCTCGTTATTGAACGAACTCTACCAGGACGGGACCCCTTTGGCGACGCTGTTTGCTTCCACGCAACACGCTTATCGAAATGTCGGCTTTGAACAAGCGGGAACGTGGAATCAATACGAAATGGACATGTCACAGATCGGTCATCGAAATTTCCCGCTGCCACTCAATCAGGTTGAGTTGGATCTTGTCAACTTCGACAACCTTGCCCATCAGCGAGCAGCACTCACAAACGGAAACGTAACCCGCACGCCGGGTCTGTGGGATCGATTAATCACGCCCATAAACTCAGCTTATCCAATGCGAGGTTATCTGATCGGTGAAAGCCAAACCCCATCCGGTTACATCATCTTTGAGCAACACATGGGGAACCGTTTTGACGATCGTTACCTTTTCATCCGAGACATGACTGCCTTGACTGGAGATTCGTATCAAAGTCTGGCGGCATTTCTCTATGGGCACCGCCCCATCTTCCCAAAAATCCGCTTCTACGGCGCATCGCTCGATCCTCTCATCGCAACAACTCAAGAAGCTCGTACCAAACCAATTTTCAGTGAACGCTGGATGATGCGAATCATTCATGTCACTCGAGCGCTCACACTGCGAGGTTACAATCCTCACGTCAAAGCGAGCCTCGATTTTTCGCTGTCTGACCCACTTATTGCCGAAAACAATGGCCGTTTCCGTCTTCAAGTGGAAGATGGGAGCGGACAGATCACGCGAGGTGGCAATGGAGAAGTAGAAATGGACATTCGTGGCTTGGCATCGCTATATTCCAGTCTCTTTGACGCTACCACGCTGCAGCAGATGGGTAAACTAACCGGACCAGCAGCTGCCATTCATCGCGCAAATACCATGTTTGCCGGTCCCCAACCCTGGATGCCGGACAAGTTCTAG
- a CDS encoding DNA-3-methyladenine glycosylase I, with protein sequence MNDKKTRCPWVDLSKPDYVAYHDEEWGVPVYNDQKLFESLTLESAQAGLNWYTILQKRENYRTAFSEFDPQRVASFTERRVTKLMQNAGIVRHRLKIEATINNAKQFMKVQNEFGSFATFLWEFVEGKPRVNQWSESEDSPTTTRESDRLSKELKRRGFKFVGSTICYAHMQATGLVNDHSSNCFRYQEIIQQFA encoded by the coding sequence ATGAACGACAAAAAGACTCGTTGCCCGTGGGTCGATCTCTCGAAACCTGACTACGTCGCCTACCACGACGAAGAATGGGGCGTGCCGGTTTACAACGACCAAAAACTCTTCGAATCTTTGACCCTCGAATCAGCACAAGCGGGACTCAATTGGTACACCATCTTGCAAAAACGCGAGAATTACCGCACGGCCTTTTCCGAATTCGATCCGCAACGGGTAGCAAGTTTCACAGAACGACGGGTCACCAAGCTCATGCAAAATGCGGGAATCGTGCGACATCGCTTGAAAATCGAAGCGACCATCAACAACGCAAAGCAATTCATGAAGGTTCAAAATGAATTTGGCTCCTTCGCAACCTTCTTGTGGGAATTTGTAGAAGGAAAACCACGCGTGAATCAGTGGTCTGAATCTGAAGATTCCCCCACAACAACTCGCGAGTCGGACCGGCTAAGCAAAGAACTTAAACGACGTGGATTCAAATTCGTCGGGTCAACAATCTGCTATGCTCACATGCAAGCAACCGGACTCGTCAACGACCATTCATCAAATTGTTTTCGCTACCAGGAAATTATTCAACAATTCGCCTAA